A stretch of the Streptococcus suis genome encodes the following:
- a CDS encoding MazG-like protein, whose translation MNRLIMTKQGRYYDETPYSLEHKMAENIWWLIELADRLDIDIQKEMETFLTQKEELLGIKK comes from the coding sequence ATGAACCGTCTGATTATGACCAAGCAGGGTCGTTACTATGATGAAACACCCTATAGCTTAGAGCATAAAATGGCTGAAAATATCTGGTGGTTGATTGAACTGGCTGACCGCCTGGATATTGATATTCAAAAAGAAATGGAAACCTTTTTAACTCAGAAAGAGGAGTTATTGGGGATTAAAAAATAA
- a CDS encoding glycosyltransferase, translating into MSTKKLVINMLSSSEKVKGQGVSGAYRELMHLLRERGTTKLDIQEKLFVKADVTHYHTIDPIFFLTTFFKKRTGRRVGYVHFLPDTLEGSLQIPRFLDPLVSWYVITFYNRMDQLVVVNPSFIDDLVEYGISRDKITYLPNFVNRDQWHPLSTEEVQDVRKHYAISPDQFVVLGAGQVQRRKGIDDFAQLARECPDVTFVWAGGFSFGNMTNGHAEYKKLMEQPPKNLVFTGIVEAEEMLKLYNMADVFFLPSYSELFPMTILEAASCGTAIMLRDIDLYKVILEGMYLPVKNMYEMKTAIETLQNQPNQLIELTNKAREISNYYSPESLLEKWLAFYQEQADLAKS; encoded by the coding sequence ATGAGTACAAAGAAATTAGTCATAAACATGTTAAGTTCTAGCGAAAAAGTAAAGGGACAAGGGGTATCAGGGGCCTATAGAGAGCTGATGCACTTATTGCGAGAACGTGGAACAACTAAGCTAGACATTCAAGAAAAACTATTTGTTAAGGCGGATGTAACCCATTACCATACCATCGATCCCATCTTTTTTTTGACGACATTTTTCAAAAAAAGAACAGGGCGACGAGTTGGTTATGTGCATTTTCTTCCTGATACTCTTGAAGGTAGCTTACAAATTCCACGTTTTCTTGATCCTCTTGTATCTTGGTATGTGATTACCTTTTATAATCGTATGGACCAGTTAGTGGTCGTCAATCCGAGTTTCATAGATGATTTAGTGGAGTATGGGATTTCACGCGATAAAATCACTTATTTACCAAACTTTGTAAATCGTGATCAGTGGCATCCTCTTTCTACAGAAGAAGTGCAAGATGTTCGAAAACACTACGCAATTTCTCCAGATCAATTTGTTGTATTAGGTGCAGGGCAAGTGCAGAGACGAAAAGGAATTGATGACTTTGCACAATTAGCAAGAGAATGTCCAGATGTGACCTTTGTTTGGGCAGGTGGTTTTTCATTTGGTAATATGACTAATGGACATGCAGAATATAAAAAATTAATGGAGCAGCCTCCTAAAAATCTCGTTTTCACAGGGATTGTTGAAGCAGAAGAAATGCTAAAATTGTATAACATGGCTGATGTTTTCTTTTTACCTAGTTATAGTGAATTGTTCCCAATGACGATTTTAGAAGCAGCCAGTTGTGGTACAGCCATCATGTTGCGAGACATTGATTTGTACAAGGTTATTCTCGAGGGAATGTATTTGCCAGTAAAAAATATGTATGAAATGAAAACGGCTATAGAAACATTGCAGAATCAACCAAATCAGCTGATTGAATTGACAAATAAAGCGAGAGAAATTTCTAACTATTATTCTCCGGAATCCTTGCTTGAAAAGTGGCTTGCCTTTTACCAAGAGCAGGCTGATTTAGCTAAATCATAA
- a CDS encoding glycosyltransferase family 4 protein yields the protein MRIGLFTDTYFPQVSGVATSIRTLKTELEKLGHTVFIFTTTDEGVNRYEDWDIIRIPSVPFFAFKDRRVAYAGFKDALKIASRYRLDLVHTHTEFTLGILGKMVAKELQVPVVHTYHTQYEDYVHYIAKGRLIRPGMIKYFARSFLHDLDGVICPSEIVEELLVRYNVPVSKRVIPTGIDLAKFDRPEICPSDIEELREQLGIGPDETMLLSLSRISHEKNIQAVIKAMPNILADNPKVKLVIVGGGPYETALQDMIVELGLTDSVQMTGMVAPSDTALYYKAADFFISASTSETQGLTFLESLATGTPIIAHSNPYLSNVITDKMFGTLFLHEEELSDAVIEAIVMTPPMNPHVLEKKLYEISATNFGRRVFEYYLDLKISYDFRKNHTNQDSVAEVLLKEAIYLPRKAVVKSTDTTARMLKKSVEQVKSIRNFFD from the coding sequence ATGCGGATTGGATTATTTACAGACACCTATTTTCCACAAGTTTCGGGTGTGGCAACTTCGATTCGAACTCTCAAAACTGAGCTTGAAAAATTAGGTCATACAGTATTTATTTTTACCACAACAGATGAGGGTGTCAATCGCTACGAGGATTGGGATATTATACGTATCCCAAGTGTTCCATTTTTCGCATTTAAAGACCGGCGAGTAGCCTATGCTGGTTTTAAAGATGCCTTAAAGATAGCTAGTCGCTATAGGTTGGACTTGGTTCACACCCATACAGAATTTACCTTAGGTATTCTAGGTAAGATGGTTGCAAAAGAACTACAAGTTCCTGTTGTGCATACCTATCATACTCAATATGAGGATTATGTACACTATATCGCTAAGGGACGGTTGATTCGTCCTGGAATGATAAAATATTTTGCTCGCTCGTTCCTGCATGATTTGGACGGTGTGATTTGTCCGAGTGAAATTGTTGAGGAACTATTAGTACGATACAATGTTCCTGTTTCAAAAAGGGTCATACCAACAGGGATTGACTTGGCAAAATTTGATCGCCCTGAAATCTGTCCTTCGGACATTGAGGAATTAAGGGAACAACTGGGCATTGGACCAGATGAAACCATGTTACTAAGCCTATCTCGTATCTCACATGAAAAGAATATTCAGGCTGTTATTAAAGCAATGCCGAACATTTTGGCGGACAATCCAAAGGTAAAACTAGTTATTGTTGGTGGTGGGCCATATGAGACAGCTTTGCAGGATATGATTGTTGAATTGGGACTGACAGATTCTGTTCAGATGACGGGAATGGTTGCACCAAGTGATACAGCTCTGTATTATAAAGCTGCCGATTTCTTTATTTCGGCTTCAACGAGTGAGACCCAAGGGTTGACCTTCTTAGAGAGCTTGGCAACGGGAACCCCCATTATCGCTCACTCAAATCCCTATTTGTCTAATGTTATCACTGATAAGATGTTTGGAACGCTATTTTTACATGAAGAGGAACTTTCAGATGCGGTCATTGAAGCGATTGTCATGACCCCTCCTATGAATCCTCATGTTTTGGAAAAAAAATTATATGAAATTTCCGCGACTAATTTCGGACGCAGAGTGTTTGAATACTATCTCGATTTGAAAATTTCATATGATTTCAGAAAAAATCATACAAATCAAGATAGTGTGGCTGAAGTATTGTTAAAAGAAGCCATTTATTTACCACGTAAAGCAGTAGTCAAATCAACAGATACTACAGCAAGGATGCTAAAAAAATCTGTTGAGCAGGTGAAGTCTATTCGGAATTTCTTTGATTAA
- a CDS encoding threonine--tRNA ligase codes for MINITFPDGAVREYQAGVTTFEIAESISKSLAKKALAGKFNGKLIDTTRAIEEEGTLEIVTPDHEDALDILRHSAAHLFAQASRRLFPEIKLGVGPAIQDGFYYDTDNAAGQISNDDLPRIQEEMMKIVKENFPSERREVTKEEALEIFKNDPYKLELIQEHSDDEGGLTIYTQGEYVDLCRGPHVPSTGRIQIFELLNVAGAYWRGKSENPMMQRVYGTAWFDKKDLKAYLQMREEAKERDHRKLGKELDLFMISQEVGQGLPFWLPNGATIRRTLERYITDKELASGYQHVYTPPLASVELYKTSGHWDHYSEDMFPTMDMGDGEEFVLRPMNCPHHIQVYKNHVRSYRELPVRIAELGMMHRYEKSGALTGLQRVREMTLNDGHIFVTPEQIQEEFKKALQLIIEVYADFNLNDYRFRLSYRDPEDKEKYYDNDEMWENAQRMLKDAMDEMGVDYFEAEGEAAFYGPKLDIQVRTALGNEETLSTIQLDFLLPERFALTYIGADGEEHRPVMIHRGVISTMERFTAILIETYKGAFPTWLAPTQVTMIPISVEAHLDYAWKVAKELQDRGVRVHVDERNEKMQYKIRQSQTSKIPYQLIVGDKEMEDNAVNVRRYGSKATQTQSVAEFVDHILADIARKSRPAEEE; via the coding sequence ATGATTAACATTACTTTCCCAGATGGTGCTGTTCGTGAGTACCAAGCTGGTGTGACTACTTTTGAAATTGCGGAGAGCATCAGCAAGTCTTTGGCGAAAAAGGCTCTTGCTGGTAAGTTTAATGGTAAATTGATTGACACAACTCGTGCCATTGAAGAGGAAGGTACGCTTGAAATCGTAACGCCCGATCATGAGGATGCCTTGGACATCTTGCGTCACTCAGCTGCCCACTTGTTTGCTCAGGCGTCTCGGCGTCTTTTCCCTGAAATCAAGTTGGGGGTTGGTCCAGCTATTCAAGATGGTTTCTACTATGATACGGACAATGCGGCTGGTCAGATTTCAAATGATGATCTGCCACGCATTCAGGAAGAAATGATGAAGATTGTCAAGGAAAACTTCCCTTCAGAACGTCGTGAGGTGACTAAGGAAGAAGCTCTTGAAATTTTCAAAAATGATCCATACAAGTTGGAATTGATTCAGGAACATTCTGATGATGAGGGCGGTTTGACCATTTATACCCAGGGTGAATACGTTGACCTCTGCCGTGGCCCACACGTTCCGTCAACAGGCCGTATCCAGATTTTTGAATTGCTCAACGTAGCTGGTGCATACTGGCGTGGTAAGAGCGAAAATCCAATGATGCAACGTGTGTATGGTACAGCTTGGTTTGACAAAAAAGATCTCAAAGCATACCTGCAAATGCGTGAAGAGGCCAAAGAACGTGACCACCGTAAACTTGGTAAGGAATTGGATCTTTTCATGATTAGCCAAGAAGTTGGTCAAGGTTTGCCATTCTGGTTGCCAAATGGAGCGACCATCCGTCGTACCTTGGAGCGTTACATCACAGACAAGGAATTAGCTTCAGGTTACCAGCACGTTTATACGCCACCTTTGGCTTCTGTCGAACTCTACAAGACCTCAGGTCACTGGGATCATTATTCAGAAGACATGTTTCCAACTATGGACATGGGTGACGGTGAGGAGTTTGTGCTTCGTCCGATGAACTGTCCGCACCACATTCAAGTTTATAAAAATCATGTGCGTTCTTACCGCGAATTGCCAGTGCGTATCGCTGAGCTTGGGATGATGCACCGCTATGAGAAATCTGGTGCTCTTACAGGTTTGCAACGGGTACGTGAGATGACTCTTAACGACGGTCATATTTTCGTGACACCTGAGCAAATCCAAGAAGAGTTCAAAAAAGCACTTCAGTTGATTATCGAAGTGTACGCAGATTTCAACTTAAACGACTACCGTTTCCGTCTGTCATATCGTGACCCAGAGGACAAAGAGAAGTACTATGACAACGATGAGATGTGGGAAAATGCCCAGCGTATGTTGAAAGATGCTATGGATGAAATGGGCGTGGACTACTTCGAGGCAGAGGGGGAAGCAGCCTTTTACGGTCCAAAATTAGATATCCAGGTGAGAACTGCCTTAGGTAATGAGGAGACACTGTCAACCATTCAGTTGGACTTCCTCTTGCCAGAACGTTTTGCTTTGACCTACATTGGTGCTGATGGTGAAGAACACCGCCCGGTTATGATTCACCGTGGTGTTATCTCAACTATGGAACGCTTCACAGCCATTTTGATTGAAACCTACAAGGGCGCCTTCCCAACTTGGTTAGCTCCAACCCAAGTGACTATGATTCCAATCTCTGTGGAGGCTCACTTGGATTACGCTTGGAAGGTTGCAAAAGAATTGCAAGACCGTGGTGTTCGCGTACACGTAGATGAACGTAACGAGAAGATGCAGTACAAGATTCGTCAGAGTCAGACCAGCAAGATTCCATACCAGCTCATCGTTGGTGACAAGGAAATGGAAGATAATGCTGTCAACGTTCGACGCTACGGAAGTAAGGCAACGCAAACTCAGTCTGTTGCAGAATTTGTGGACCATATCCTAGCAGATATTGCTCGTAAGTCAAGACCAGCTGAAGAAGAATAA
- a CDS encoding DUF975 family protein, giving the protein MLTIATITDKARKTLQDTPNIFQIALIPVLISVSVQLFSSTRQSILEVYLSQDGSNLHFSYLLSSILFPIFYGLLMSLLYLSITWALFKGIKQGANEYRVSSSLAIFQHEHFKKIFFTFILKRILLFLWGLIFYIGLVCFLGSIIYLSSFLLSQGSVTEVQIPYDILSVTGMLFFIGFLLMIIGLIIYLPQIYAYSQVETVLFDQLTTNDYRNPLSTVKYSRNLMKGYKRKRFLLDLHFIGWFLLSTITFGIVGIYVLPYYHAAQIHFYIALLEDQHYSFSTKQI; this is encoded by the coding sequence ATGTTGACTATTGCTACAATCACTGACAAGGCTAGAAAAACATTACAAGATACTCCCAACATCTTTCAAATTGCACTTATTCCAGTGCTCATATCCGTCAGTGTCCAACTTTTCTCATCCACTCGTCAATCTATTCTTGAGGTATACTTGTCACAAGATGGATCCAATCTACATTTCAGTTACCTACTGTCTAGCATACTATTTCCTATCTTTTATGGACTCTTAATGAGCCTTTTATATCTATCTATAACGTGGGCTCTTTTCAAAGGCATTAAACAGGGAGCGAATGAGTACAGAGTGAGCAGTTCATTGGCTATTTTTCAACATGAACATTTTAAAAAGATTTTCTTTACTTTCATCTTAAAGCGCATTTTGTTATTTCTTTGGGGCCTTATTTTCTACATCGGTCTAGTATGTTTTTTAGGCTCAATTATCTATTTATCGAGTTTTCTCCTTTCACAAGGGAGCGTTACAGAGGTTCAAATTCCCTATGACATTCTCAGTGTGACAGGCATGCTGTTTTTCATCGGATTTTTGCTGATGATCATTGGATTGATTATTTATCTACCTCAAATCTACGCCTATTCGCAAGTTGAGACAGTTTTATTTGATCAATTAACCACGAATGACTACCGCAATCCTCTTTCTACCGTTAAATACAGTCGGAACCTAATGAAAGGATACAAAAGGAAACGCTTTCTGTTGGACCTGCATTTCATCGGATGGTTCCTACTTTCTACTATCACCTTCGGTATAGTTGGCATTTATGTGTTGCCTTATTATCATGCTGCGCAAATCCACTTTTACATTGCACTATTAGAAGATCAGCATTATTCATTTTCAACGAAACAAATATAG
- a CDS encoding amino acid ABC transporter permease, protein MTVLTTSPYAWENWVSYFKDFPTFFQGFLFTLAISVGAFIMAMFLGIVFGSLSSSKNKVLKIIARVYVEYYQNTPLLVQFMIVYYGLPLISNYVLMPSIYWTAVICVGLYHGAYIAEVIRAGIEAVPTGQTEAALSQGFTQAETMWIIILPQAVPTILPPLTNQVVNLIKNTATVAIISGADIMFMSKSWSAMNANYIPAFAGAAFLYFIMCFPVASWGRRIEERNKSAFSH, encoded by the coding sequence ATGACAGTTTTAACAACTAGTCCTTACGCTTGGGAGAATTGGGTCAGTTATTTCAAGGATTTTCCAACTTTTTTCCAAGGATTTCTCTTTACCTTAGCCATTTCTGTCGGAGCCTTTATCATGGCCATGTTTTTAGGAATTGTCTTTGGTAGTCTCTCTTCAAGTAAAAATAAAGTTTTAAAAATCATCGCACGTGTCTATGTTGAATACTATCAGAATACGCCGCTTTTGGTTCAGTTCATGATTGTTTATTATGGACTTCCGCTGATTTCAAATTATGTTCTCATGCCGTCCATCTACTGGACAGCTGTTATCTGCGTGGGACTCTATCACGGTGCCTATATTGCAGAGGTCATTCGTGCAGGGATTGAAGCTGTGCCAACTGGTCAAACAGAAGCTGCACTTTCACAAGGATTTACTCAAGCTGAAACCATGTGGATTATCATTTTGCCACAGGCCGTTCCGACCATTCTGCCACCTTTGACCAACCAAGTCGTGAACTTGATTAAGAATACTGCCACTGTTGCCATCATCTCAGGAGCTGATATTATGTTTATGTCAAAATCTTGGTCTGCCATGAATGCTAACTACATCCCAGCATTTGCTGGTGCTGCTTTCCTTTACTTCATCATGTGCTTCCCTGTTGCAAGCTGGGGCCGACGCATTGAGGAAAGGAATAAGTCAGCCTTTTCACACTAA
- a CDS encoding amino acid ABC transporter permease yields MNYVLELLKPSTFQLLWSGLKLTVYISSISVILSILFGMVLAIMRNGKNPIFKWIATIYIEFVRNVPNLLWIFTVFLVFQMKSTPAGITSFTIFTTAAMAEIIRGGLNAIGPGQTEAGLSQGFTPVQIMVYIIMPQAIRKMLPAIISQIVTVIKDTSFLYSVIALQELFGSSQILMGRYFEAEQVFALYLMVALIYFVINFAISSLSRYVAKSWASSIE; encoded by the coding sequence ATGAATTATGTTTTAGAATTACTCAAACCTTCAACCTTCCAACTCTTGTGGAGTGGTTTGAAGTTAACAGTCTATATTTCAAGTATTTCGGTAATCCTATCCATTCTTTTCGGAATGGTTTTAGCCATCATGCGTAATGGGAAAAATCCAATTTTCAAGTGGATTGCAACCATCTATATTGAATTTGTGCGTAATGTCCCAAACTTGCTGTGGATTTTCACAGTTTTCCTAGTCTTCCAAATGAAGTCAACGCCTGCTGGTATTACTTCTTTTACTATTTTTACCACGGCAGCCATGGCCGAGATTATCCGCGGTGGTCTAAACGCCATCGGACCGGGCCAGACCGAAGCTGGTTTGTCACAGGGTTTTACCCCTGTACAAATCATGGTCTATATCATTATGCCTCAGGCTATTCGCAAAATGCTGCCAGCCATCATCTCGCAGATTGTAACGGTCATCAAGGACACTAGTTTTCTCTATTCCGTTATCGCCCTGCAAGAACTCTTTGGTTCTAGTCAAATCCTCATGGGACGCTACTTTGAGGCAGAACAAGTTTTTGCCCTTTACCTCATGGTTGCTCTCATCTACTTTGTTATCAATTTTGCCATTTCAAGTCTGTCACGTTATGTGGCTAAGTCTTGGGCGAGCAGCATAGAGTAA
- a CDS encoding tRNA guanosine(34) transglycosylase Tgt, with the protein MTDVPIKYRLIKKEKHTGARLGEIITPHGTFPTPMFMPVGTQATVKTMSPEELKEMGSGIILSNTYHLWLRPGDDLVARAGGLHKFMNWDQPILTDSGGFQVYSLADSRNITEEGVTFKNHLNGSKMFLSPEKAISIQNNLGSDIMMSFDECPQFYQPYDYVKKSIERTSRWAERGLKAHLRPHDQGLFGIVQGAGFEDLRRQSAHDLVSMDFPGYSIGGLAVGETHDEMNAVLDFTTPLLPENKPRYLMGVGAPDSLIDGVIRGVDMFDCVLPTRIARNGTCMTSQGRLVVKNAQFAEDFTPLDPECDCYTCKNYTRAYLRHLLKADETFGIRLTSYHNLFFLINLMKNVRQAIMDDNLLEFRQDFMEKYGYGKNGRNF; encoded by the coding sequence ATGACAGATGTTCCAATCAAGTATCGCTTGATTAAGAAAGAAAAGCATACAGGTGCTCGTTTGGGTGAAATTATTACCCCACACGGGACCTTTCCAACCCCGATGTTTATGCCAGTTGGGACTCAGGCAACGGTAAAGACCATGTCGCCTGAAGAATTGAAAGAGATGGGATCAGGGATTATCCTATCCAATACCTATCATCTGTGGCTCCGCCCAGGTGATGACTTAGTGGCTCGTGCAGGTGGTTTGCACAAGTTTATGAATTGGGATCAACCAATTCTGACTGACTCAGGCGGTTTCCAAGTATACTCTCTAGCAGATAGCCGAAATATTACTGAAGAAGGTGTTACATTTAAAAACCATCTCAATGGTAGTAAAATGTTCTTGTCACCTGAAAAAGCTATCTCAATTCAGAACAATCTTGGTTCGGATATTATGATGAGTTTCGACGAGTGTCCGCAGTTCTATCAACCTTACGACTATGTAAAAAAATCGATTGAAAGAACCAGTCGTTGGGCAGAACGTGGTCTTAAGGCTCATCTTCGTCCCCATGACCAAGGCTTATTTGGTATTGTACAGGGTGCTGGTTTTGAGGATCTTCGTCGCCAATCAGCTCATGATTTGGTTAGCATGGATTTTCCAGGATACTCTATTGGGGGATTGGCTGTTGGGGAGACACATGATGAAATGAATGCTGTACTGGATTTCACCACCCCACTATTGCCAGAGAATAAGCCTCGTTACCTCATGGGTGTCGGAGCACCAGATAGCTTGATTGATGGTGTGATTCGTGGGGTTGATATGTTTGACTGTGTACTACCAACACGCATTGCACGTAATGGAACTTGCATGACCAGTCAAGGACGTCTTGTGGTTAAAAACGCTCAGTTCGCTGAGGACTTTACACCATTAGATCCAGAGTGCGATTGCTACACATGTAAAAACTACACACGTGCGTATCTCCGTCATTTACTTAAGGCCGACGAGACATTTGGTATTCGTTTGACCAGTTATCACAATCTATTTTTCTTGATTAACCTAATGAAAAATGTCCGTCAAGCAATCATGGATGACAACCTTTTGGAATTCCGTCAAGACTTTATGGAAAAATATGGTTACGGTAAAAACGGACGAAATTTTTAA
- a CDS encoding aminopeptidase P family protein, whose translation MSKLQHVQNYLDSNKLDLAIFSDPISIYYLTGYLSDPHERHMLLFVMPDHESLLFLPGLDVERAVATVDFPVAGYMDSENPWQIIKNKLPQKHFSAIGAEFDNLNLTRYHGLQSIFNQPFSDITPLINTMKLIKSRDEIEKMLVAGEFADKAMQVGFDNISLNVTETDIIAQIEFEMKKQGISKMSFDTMVLTGDNAANPHGIPSTNKIENDALLLFDLGVETLGYTSDMTRTVAVGKPDQFKQDIYNLTLEAHMTAVNMIKPGVTASEIDYAARSVIEKAGYGEYFNHRLGHGLGMSVHEFPSIMEGNDLVIKEGMCFSVEPGIYIPGKVGVRIEDCGYVTETGFELFTKTPKELLYFEG comes from the coding sequence ATGTCAAAATTGCAACACGTCCAAAATTACCTCGATTCAAATAAATTAGATTTAGCAATCTTTTCAGATCCAATTAGTATTTATTATCTGACTGGTTACCTTAGTGATCCGCATGAGCGCCATATGTTGCTCTTTGTCATGCCTGATCACGAATCACTCCTTTTCCTTCCTGGCTTGGATGTGGAGCGTGCAGTTGCCACAGTTGATTTTCCAGTCGCTGGATATATGGATTCAGAAAATCCATGGCAAATCATCAAAAATAAACTTCCTCAAAAGCATTTCTCAGCGATTGGTGCTGAATTTGACAACCTAAACCTAACACGTTATCATGGTCTTCAATCCATCTTCAATCAACCATTCTCTGATATTACACCATTAATCAATACTATGAAATTGATCAAGTCGCGTGATGAAATAGAAAAAATGTTGGTTGCTGGTGAATTTGCAGATAAAGCAATGCAAGTTGGCTTTGATAATATCTCACTCAACGTAACAGAAACTGATATCATTGCTCAGATTGAATTTGAAATGAAAAAACAAGGCATTTCAAAAATGAGCTTTGATACCATGGTCTTAACAGGAGATAATGCCGCTAACCCACACGGAATTCCATCAACAAACAAAATCGAAAATGACGCTCTGCTATTGTTCGACCTAGGTGTAGAAACTTTGGGATATACTTCCGATATGACGCGCACAGTCGCTGTCGGTAAGCCAGACCAGTTTAAACAGGATATTTACAACTTAACTTTAGAGGCTCATATGACTGCAGTTAATATGATCAAGCCTGGTGTGACCGCTAGTGAAATTGACTATGCCGCACGATCAGTGATTGAAAAAGCTGGTTATGGTGAGTATTTCAACCATCGTCTTGGACATGGTTTGGGCATGAGTGTCCACGAATTTCCATCTATTATGGAAGGCAACGACCTGGTTATCAAAGAAGGCATGTGCTTCTCAGTTGAACCTGGTATTTATATTCCAGGAAAAGTTGGTGTCCGGATTGAAGACTGCGGTTATGTCACAGAAACTGGATTTGAACTCTTCACAAAAACACCAAAAGAACTCTTGTATTTTGAAGGTTAA
- the ccpA gene encoding catabolite control protein A, whose protein sequence is MMNTDDTVTIYDVAREAGVSMATVSRVVNGNKNVKENTRKKVLEVIDRLDYRPNAVARGLASKKTTTVGVVIPNIANAYFATLAKGIDDIADMYKYNIVLANSDENDEKEINVINTLFSKQVDGIIFMGYHLTDKIRAEFSRSRTPIVLAGTVDLEHQLPSVNIDYATASSDAVKLLAKNNKKIAFVSGPLVDDINGKVRFSGYKEGLQANGLEFNEGLVFESKYKYEEGYVLAERVLNAGATAAYIAEDEIAAGLLNGISDRGIKVPEEFEIITSDDSQVTKYTRPNLTSINQPIYDIGAIAMRMLTKIMHKEELDNREVILNHGIKERKSTK, encoded by the coding sequence ATGATGAATACAGACGATACCGTGACGATTTATGACGTTGCGCGTGAAGCTGGTGTGTCAATGGCTACAGTCAGTCGTGTAGTCAATGGTAATAAAAATGTCAAGGAAAACACTCGTAAAAAAGTGTTAGAGGTGATTGATCGATTAGATTATCGCCCAAATGCTGTTGCGCGTGGTTTGGCAAGTAAAAAAACGACAACTGTGGGGGTTGTGATTCCAAATATTGCCAATGCCTATTTTGCAACCTTGGCTAAGGGGATTGATGACATTGCTGATATGTATAAGTATAATATCGTATTGGCAAACAGTGATGAAAATGACGAGAAAGAAATTAATGTTATTAATACATTGTTTTCTAAGCAAGTCGATGGTATTATCTTCATGGGCTATCATCTGACAGATAAGATTCGTGCAGAATTTTCACGTTCACGCACTCCGATTGTATTAGCAGGTACTGTCGATTTGGAACACCAATTGCCAAGTGTCAATATTGACTACGCAACTGCAAGTAGTGATGCAGTAAAATTGCTTGCTAAAAATAACAAAAAAATCGCCTTTGTTTCAGGTCCATTGGTTGATGACATCAACGGGAAAGTTCGTTTTTCTGGTTACAAAGAAGGACTCCAAGCGAATGGTTTAGAGTTTAATGAAGGTCTTGTCTTTGAATCAAAATACAAATATGAAGAAGGCTATGTCTTGGCGGAACGTGTCTTGAATGCGGGAGCAACTGCAGCATATATTGCTGAAGATGAAATCGCTGCCGGTTTGTTAAATGGTATCAGTGATCGTGGTATAAAGGTTCCTGAAGAATTTGAAATCATTACAAGTGATGATTCACAGGTAACAAAATATACTCGTCCAAATCTGACGTCCATCAATCAACCGATTTACGATATCGGCGCAATTGCCATGCGTATGTTGACAAAAATTATGCACAAGGAAGAATTGGATAATCGCGAAGTTATCTTGAATCATGGTATCAAGGAACGTAAATCTACAAAATAA